Proteins co-encoded in one Gossypium arboreum isolate Shixiya-1 chromosome 11, ASM2569848v2, whole genome shotgun sequence genomic window:
- the LOC108488947 gene encoding ethylene-responsive transcription factor ERF098-like has translation MLLLFLLFSQLKLRVFIFVKLLQFGKNQPMEAPQGGKKSGDINAEVRYRGIRRRPWGKFAAEIRDPTRNGARLWLGTFETAEEAARAYDRAAFAFRGHSAILNFPNEHQYQNSTFPPSSSSASSSATARRTEVIEFECLDNKLLEDLLETQDKQRS, from the coding sequence ATGCTATTGCTATTCCTTCTTTTTTCCCAACTCAAGTTACGAGTCTTCATTTTTGTGAAACTACTTCAATTTGGAAAAAATCAACCAATGGAAGCACCTCAAGGAGGGAAGAAGTCGGGGGACATTAATGCAGAGGTTCGGTACAGGGGAATTCGGAGGAGGCCATGGGGAAAGTTTGCGGCGGAGATTCGTGACCCGACGAGGAATGGAGCACGGTTGTGGCTGGGAACATTCGAGACGGCTGAAGAGGCTGCGAGGGCCTATGACAGGGCTGCTTTCGCTTTCCGGGGTCACTCGGCTATTCTCAATTTCCCAAACGAGCACCAATATCAGAACTCAACGTTTCCTCCATCCTCTTCTTCAGCTTCATCGTCTGCTACAGCACGAAGAACTGAAGTTATAGAATTTGAGTGCCTTGATAACAAGTTGCTGGAGGATCTTCTTGAAACGCAAGATAAGCAACGGTCATAG